In Humulus lupulus chromosome 7, drHumLupu1.1, whole genome shotgun sequence, the following are encoded in one genomic region:
- the LOC133788229 gene encoding B3 domain-containing transcription repressor VAL1: MGTRICMNASCGSTRTLEWKKGWTLRSGGYAHLCHSCGSAYENSIFCERYHLEETGWRDCSSCGKRLHCGCIASKSLYECLDYGGVGCISCANSSRQRSIQTDETAKGFGGSSDAGESQSTIVQTRVVSDAVDEGRLMQLCKIMEANEPNILPRFQRSEINAFSQTKRDGIMHQLGDVGREFSSLSQSSIGSLTFSKPDNNKTVLEVKDSHESHLQPSLNMTLGTPLRTSSFVLPFSGGAVDGRELSKTPSPSFEPHRTRPILPKPFKSGLNASSESNKGVVTHMRIARPPGDGRGKNQLLPRYWPRITDQELEKLSGDLNSTIVPLFEKVLSASDAGRIGRLVLPKACAEAYFPPISQSEGLPLKIQDVKGNEWTFQFRFWPNNNSRMYVLEGVTPCMQSMQLQAGDTVTFSRIDPGGKLVMGYRKALNNKDVQEAQTPILPNGTLGETSYSGGGTENLSTGNGYSGLLQTNKGSKESRVNAMPEQLHLVDGDLGLHKTETNGCHTNEDSLQQQVSKLEKKRTRNIGSKSKRLLMHSEDVLELRLTWEEAQDLLRPPPSVKPSIVTIEDHDFEEYDEPPVFGKRTLFVSRPSGGQEQWAQCDDCSKWRKLPVEVLLPPKWTCPDNAWDSSRGSCSALEEISLKELENLLRSSKDLKKRRTTESNKMTQEHEPSGLDALASAAVLGDNVGDSGEPSVGATTRHPRHRPGCTCIVCIQPPSGKGKHKPTCTCNVCMTVKRRFKTLMLRKKKRQSERDTEAAQKDDNQCKEVRETNGTSRGALLLINPSENEAIQSLVQADVAETSAGQIDLNCHPRREDMQLEVPELMMMGIVQAASCRLENYMKQIPSMMYEQQPTLSSSLLGKSTGDSGRDLSDEGCRASVWERESRVDGVYRDPKLD; this comes from the exons ATGGGGACTAGGATTTGCATGAATGCTTCGTGTGGTTCGACCAGGACGCTCGAATGGAAGAAGGGGTGGACCCTGCGATCTGGTGGATATGCTCATCTCTGCCATAGTTGcgg ATCTGCCtatgaaaattcaattttttgtGAGAGATATCATTTAGAGGAAACTGGTTGGAGAGATTGCAGTTCATGTGGCAAG CGTCTCCACTGTGGATGCATAGCCTCTAAGTCTTTGTACGAGTGCCTCGACTACGGGGGCGTTGGGTGTATTAGCTGTGCGAACAGTTCTCGACAACGCTCA ATACAGACTGATGAAACAGCTAAAGGATTTGGTGGATCAAGTGATGCTGGTGAGTCACAATCGACTATAGTTCAGACTAGGGTAGTCAGTGATGCTGTTGATGAGGGAAGATTGATGCAGCTGTGTAAAATAATGGAAGCTAATGAACCCAACATCTTGCCTCGATTTCAGAGATCTGAGATAAATGCCTTCAGTCAAACAAAGCGAGATGGCATCATGCATCAATTGGGAGATGTTGGCCGAGAATTTTCAAGTTTGAGTCAGTCATCTATTGGATCATTAACATTTTCTAAACCAGACAATAACAAAACAGTGCTAGAGGTTAAAGATAGCCATGAGTCTCATCTTCAGCCATCTTTGAATATGACTTTGGGAACCCCTTTGAGGACTTCAAGTTTTGTACTTCCTTTTTCTGGTGGGGCTGTTGATGGGAGAGAACTGAGCAAAACTCCCTCGCCCTCTTTTGAACCACATAGAACTCGACCTATACTGCCTAAACCTTTTAAATCTGGCCTCAATGCGAGTTCAGAGTCAAATAAAGGTGTTGTTACTCACATGCGCATAGCTAGGCCACCTGGTGATGGTCGGGGCAAAAACCAGCTACTTCCACGATACTGGCCAAGGATTACTGACCAGGAGCTGGAGAAATTATCTGGAGA TTTGAACTCCACTATTGTGCCACTGTTTGAGAAGGTGCTAAGTGCAAGTGATGCTGGTCGAATTGGTCGATTGGTTCTTCCAAAAGCATGTGCTGAG GCATATTTTCCTCCTATTTCTCAATCAGAAGGCCTTCCATTAAAAATTCAAGATGTGAAGGGAAATGAATGGACTTTTCAGTTCAGATTTTGGCCCAATAACAACAGCAGGATGTATGTTTTAGAAGGAGTGACTCCTTGTATGCAGTCTATGCAACTTCAGGCTGGTGATACAG TAACATTTAGTCGGATAGATCCTGGAGGCAAGCTTGTAATGGGATATCGAAAGGCATTGAACAATAAAGATGTGCAG GAAGCACAAACACCTATTCTTCCCAATGGCACTCTTGGAGAGACTTCGTATTCTGGTGGTGGAACAGAGAATTTGTCGACTGGAAATGGGTACTCTGGTCTCCTCCAGACAAATAAAGGAAGCAAGGAGTCTCGTGTAAATGCTATGCCAGAACAGTTGCATTTGGTTGATGGGGATCTTGGGCTTCACAAAACTGAAACTAATGGTTGCCACACAAATGAAGATTCACTACAGCAGCAAGTATCTAAGTTGGAGAAGAAGAGGACTCGTAATATTGGGTCTAAAAGTAAGAGGCTGCTTATGCATAGTGAAGACGTGCTAGAGCTGAGATTGACATGGGAAGAAGCGCAAGACTTGCTTCGTCCTCCCCCAAGTGTGAAGCCAAGCATTGTGACCATTGAGGACCATGACTTTGAAGAATATGAT GAGCCACCGGTTTTCGGAAAGAGAACGTTATTTGTTTCCAGGCCATCTGG GGGCCAAGAGCAATGGGCGCAGTGTGATGATTGCTCTAAATGGCGGAAGCTGCCTGTGGAAGTGCTCCTCCCGCCGAAGTGGACTTGTCCAGACAATGCTTGGGATTCAAGCAg GGGTTCATGTTCTGCACTTGAGGAGATAAGCTTGAAGGAATTGGAGAATCTTTTAAGATCAAGTAAAG ACCTTAAGAAGCGAAGAACCACAGAGAGCAATAAAATGACCCAGGAACACGAGCCATCTGGCTTAGATGCTCTGGCAAGTGCTGCAGTGCTAGGAGATAATGTTGGTGACTCCGGTGAACCATCAGTTGGAGCTACCACCAGACATCCCCGACATCGCCCAGGTTGCACTTGTATTGTTTGCATTCAGCCCCCAAGTGGAAAGGGCAAACACAAACCCACATGCACATGCAACGTCTGCATGACCGTGAAGCGTCGCTTCAAAACCCTCATGTTGCGAAAGAAGAAGCGCCAATCAGAACGTGATACAGAGGCTGCACAAAAGGATGATAACCAATGCAAGGAAGTAAGAGAAACAAATGGCACCTCTAGAGGTGCATTGTTGCTTATAAATCCTTCGGAGAACGAAGCAATCCAGAGCCTAGTTCAAGCTGATGTTGCCGAGACCAGTGCAGGCCAAATTGACTTGAACTGCCACCCCCGTCGTGAAGACATGCAACTGGAGGTTCCAGAACTGATGATGATGGGCATTGTCCAAGCGGCAAGTTGTCGGTTAGAAAATTATATGAAGCAAATTCCTAGTATGATGTACGAACAGCAGCCTACTCTTAGCTCTTCTTTACTCGGAAAAAGTACTGGGGACAGTGGTAGAGACCTGTCTGATGAGGGGTGTCGTGCATCTGTTTGGGAGCGAGAGAGTAGAGTTGATGGAGTTTACCGTGACCCTAAATTAGACTGA
- the LOC133788230 gene encoding uncharacterized protein LOC133788230 codes for MAAIAMGENDKARITKARMELEELYSGIPDESVDLTFEDLASFNNSPQNKNPTTTTNLIEPTTQVNSSSVTKVADEQVPHLKKIPSLDFSKALQASIDNHRHHYPLLQIKENDVVHPFGTSISTTTRTSNTAHHQHHHNHGHMNGRHALSSSAGHRGYDGDRHHLGQNHHHTTSSNPFIAESGFRQAVEMSSMAHDDVSCQSMASTYQQRPGAAGRRRPGIPHSKICAICSSYIYIFRHRCLVCGRVYCRQCVKLGMGEMTEGRKCIQCLGKKFSQRYIQRAGETGCFCSRYPTVMRQAELKWAEKGPRRNSERAFGRSGMMSGTMMASISKGPIAPRTLNGLHASSEPNSFVMTPSYSPYTPTHHHYPF; via the exons ATGGCAGCCATAGCCATGGGGGAGAACGACAAGGCAAGAATAACCAAGGCTAGAATGGAGCTTGAAGAATTGTACTCAGGAATACCAGACGAGTCAGTTGATCTCACTTTTGAGGACCTAGCTAGCTTCAATAACTCACCACAAAATAAAAACCCCACCACCACTACTAATCTCATCGAACCCACTACCCAAGTCAACTCATCATCAGTTACTAAAGTTGCTGATGAACAAGTGCCCCATCTAAAGAAGATCCCAAGTCTTGATTTCAGCAAAGCCCTTCAAGCCTCCATTGATAATCATCGTCATCACTACCCTCTCCTTCAGATAAAAGAGAACGACGTCGTTCACCCCTTCGGTACTAGTATTAGTACTACTACTAGAACTAGTAATACTGCTCATCATCAACACCATCATAATCATGGCCACATGAACGGCCGCCATGCATTATCATCATCGGCAGGTCATCGTGGATACGACGGTGATCGTCATCATCTAGGCCAAAACCATCACCATACGACGAGTTCCAACCCGTTTATTGCTGAGTCAGGGTTCAGGCAGGCGGTGGAGATGAGTAGCATGGCTCATGATGATGTGAGTTGCCAGAGCATGGCTTCTACATATCAACAGAGACCAGGTGCCGCCGGAAGACGAAGGCCTGGGATTCCCCACTCAAAAATCTGTGCCATTTGCTCTAGCTATATCTACATTTTCCGCCATCGTTGCCTA GTTTGTGGAAGAGTCTACTGCAGGCAATGCGTAAAGTTAGGCATGGGAGAAATGACGGAAGGACGGAAGTGTATTCAGTGCTTGGGCAAAAAATTTAGCCAAAG GTACATACAAAGAGCAGGAGAGACGGGATGCTTTTGTTCAAGGTATCCGACTGTGATGAGGCAAGCAGAGCTAAAGTGGGCTGAGAAAGGGCCCAGAAGAAACAGCGAAAGAGCGTTTGGACGCAGTGGAATGATGTCGGGGACCATGATGGCGTCAATATCAAAAGGCCCAATAGCCCCAAGGACCCTAAATGGGCTCCATGCTTCCAGTGAGCCCAATTCCTTTGTCATGACTCCATCCTACTCCCCCTATACTCCCACTCACCACCATTACCCTTTTTAG
- the LOC133789690 gene encoding uncharacterized protein LOC133789690: MKKPRTLKKTTGTPTKSPAKEKEQPPAAQVVGTDPPAAGGSNMPPPPPRAPALVRDTGAEPETSAISTSEVHIPVDPQDLEKIPEAFRGTVYESANYAVSHIYKFNEKELRAIETRIPVGVLESSLGMALTSAVALHRSIAKTKAQLEEMRSEHQAVVASHQTSLQAAMDALAAAQAELKEARPKLQELKTTKAALAASRADLDTVKVEAKAALEAEQATSGTAMEDMFYHCWAYNQDADFSFLAADVWEPLLEKFKARLEKEAPSEAREVSGAVEQGETATSKGPTGGT, encoded by the exons atgaagaagccccGGACCTTAAAGAAAACCACTGGGACCccgaccaagtctcctgcaaaggagaaagagcagccccccgccgctcaggtcgtgggaactgatcctcctgctgctggggggagcaacatgcccccaccccctccgcgagctccggccctcgtccgggacacaggggcggagcccgaGACTTCGGCAATTTCAACCTCCGAGGTGCAcatcccggttgacccccaggacctggagaagattcccgaggccttccgagggacggtgtatgaatcggcgaactacgccgtcagccacatctataagttcaacgagaaggagctcagggccatcgaaaccaggatcccggtgggcgtgctggagtcttcactgggcatggccctaacg agcgccgttgcccttcatcggagcatcgccaagaccaaggctcagctcgaggagatgaggagcgagcaccaggcggttGTGGCCAGCCACCAGACCTCCTTGCAGGCGGCTATGGACGCTctggcggccgcgcaggccgagctgaAAGAGGCCCGTCCCAAGCTACAAGAGCTCAAGAccaccaaagccgccctcgccgCCTCGCGGGCTGACCTAGACACTGTGAAGgtcgaggccaaggccgccctggaggccgagcaggcAACTTCAGGTactgccatggaggacatgttctaccattgctgggcctataatcaggacgccgacttctccttcctggcagcagacgtctgggagcccttgctggagaagttcaaagctcgccttgagaaagaagcaccttccgaggCCAGGGAAGTCTCTGGCGCAGTTGAGCAGggtgagacggcgacctccaaggggccaactggtGGAACCTAG